The Streptomyces sp. NBC_00102 genome segment AGCGCCCGGTCGAGCAGGTCGAGCAGCTCGGGCGCACGTCCCTCGTTCACCCCGAAGTTCATGGTGGCGTGGGCGAGATGGAGCGCGCACCCCGCCGTGCGGGTGAGCCGGATCATCTCCTCGTACGCCTCCAGGGCGCCGGCCCCGTACGAGCGGTGGTGCGGGCACCAGTAGCCGCCGTGATCGGCCACCACCCGGCACAGCGCGGTGAGTTCGGCGTCGTCCGCGTACATCCCCGGGGTGTACGTCAGCCCGGACGACATGCCGACCGCGCCCTCCCGCATGCCCTGGGCGACGAGTCCGCGCATCCGGTCCAGCTCGGCCCCGGTCGCGGGCCGGTCCTCCCAGCCCACCGCGTACATCCGGACGGTGCCCTGCGGGACCAGGTAGGCGGCGTTGACGGCGATGCCCTCGCCGCCGAAGTTCCGGTCCAGCCGGTCGAGATACTCGCCGACCGTGCGCCAGTCGAAGTCGATGTCCTCGCCGTCGCCGTTCCACCCGGCGATGGTCCGGCGCACCTCGGCGAGCGTGCGGTCGTCCACGGGGGCGTACGACAGCCCGTCCTGGCCCAGGACTTCGAGCGTCACGCCCTGGGCGGCCTTGGTGCTGTGGTCGGGGTCCCGCAGCAGCGCGAGGTCGCTGTGGGCGTGCATGTCGATGAAGCCGGGGGCCAGGGCGAGGCCGTCCGCGTCCAGGGTGCGGCGGGCGCTCGGGCGGGCGCCCGCCGCACCCTCCGGGTGGATCGCGGAGATCCGCCCGCCGTCGACGGCGACGTCCGCCCGGAAGGACGGGCCGCCACCGCCGTCGATGACGCGCGCGTCGCGGATGACGAGGTCCATGGCGACCCTCCGGGGGTTCTGGTGTGCGGTTCGGGTGGTGCGGCGGATCCGGGCGGCGCGTCACGGGGTGCGGCCCTGCGCGCCGGTACCGGGGTGCGGTGGGCCCGGCGCGGGTTCAGAAGTACGTGCGCAGGTACTCCTCGACGGTGCCGTCCTCCCGTACGACCGGGATGAGCTGCCACTTGTCGAAGGAGGTGCACGGGTGCGAGAGCCCCAGGCCGACCCAGTCGCCGACCTCCAGGCCGGTGCCCGGCTCGGTGGCCAGCCAGCCGTGCTGGTCGGAAAGGCCGGTGACGGTGATCCCGGTGGCGGGCCGCACCGATCCGTCCCGCGCCGAACGGATCACCTGGGCCTCGGGGAGGTGGAGGTCGTGGGCGGCGTCCCGCTTGCCCGCGTTGACGAACGCCTGGCCGTCGGTGGGGCGCGAGACCACCTGCGTCCAGAGCCGGAAGGCGGCCCGCAACTCCCCCTCCTCCGGGACCCGGTTGAAGGGAGTGAGGTTGCGGTACTGGCCGTCGTCGTGGCTGACGTACGCACCCGACCGCAGCAACTTGCAGACCGGACGGCTCAGTTCGGGGATGTCGGCGAACACCTCGGCGACCATGTCGAACCAGGCGCTGCCGCCCGCGCTCACCAGGATCTCCTCACCCCCGGCGAGTCCCTCGAAGCGCCCGGCCCGGTCGAACTCCACCG includes the following:
- a CDS encoding amidohydrolase family protein encodes the protein MDLVIRDARVIDGGGGPSFRADVAVDGGRISAIHPEGAAGARPSARRTLDADGLALAPGFIDMHAHSDLALLRDPDHSTKAAQGVTLEVLGQDGLSYAPVDDRTLAEVRRTIAGWNGDGEDIDFDWRTVGEYLDRLDRNFGGEGIAVNAAYLVPQGTVRMYAVGWEDRPATGAELDRMRGLVAQGMREGAVGMSSGLTYTPGMYADDAELTALCRVVADHGGYWCPHHRSYGAGALEAYEEMIRLTRTAGCALHLAHATMNFGVNEGRAPELLDLLDRALDEGADISLDTYPYTPGCTTLVAMLPSWASEGGPETTLARLADPVVAARIRHDLEVTGSDGCHGVPIDWDTIEISGVTVPGLSGYVGHTVAASARKRGEEPWTTARRLLDQDRLGSTILQHVGHEENVRRIMRHRVHTGGSDGILRGDKPHPRAYGTFPHYLGHYARELGVLGLEECVAHLTSRPAARLRLTDRGLVRTGYRADLVLFDPSTVAAGSTFEAPRTLPVGIPHVLIDGRFVIEDGRRTQVLAGRSVRSTGR